A single region of the Nitrosomonas sp. Is79A3 genome encodes:
- a CDS encoding cyclic beta 1-2 glucan synthetase family protein — MDTKDIRFFQYLRQLRTNLRDGGIPLTHAFNEPPLRSELFSADQMEQHGKHLAAMHKLTQKRPRDQLMTRLAANEVVLTGVCGQLTAAVKANQQITPASEWLLDNFYLLEEQIRTARRHMPRGYNQELPRLLNGPSAGLPRVYDIALEIISHGDGRIDSENLSRFVAAYQTVSVLKLGELWAIPIMLRLALIENLRRVAVRIAADRVDCDLACAWAEQMMAVAEKDPKSLVLVIADMARSQPPMSNPFVSEFTRRLQGQSLALALPLTWIEQVLAESGLTIEQLVHTGNQLQAADQVSISNSIGSLRFLGGMDWREFVESMSIVEQTLREDPSGAHAKMDFASRDRYRHVIEKIAKRSSFTEAEITRCAIQLAYAAQTAHPDCDERATHVGFYLIDRGLHELEARAQVRPSVAEKIMKMGSQHALGVYLGAITLLTLLFSAGLITIAYTQGAPDALLVLIGILGLLATSQLALALVNWLATLFVHPQPLPRMDFSTGIPVQSRTLVVVPTMLTHPDSIDNLVEALEVRFLANQDDNLYFALLTDLRDAPEEILDEDAPLLQLAEAGIAALNAKYGTAGKSIFFLFHRPRCWNPQERMWMGYERKRGKLADLNALLRDETHSNAGKRFSSIVGNTACLANVKYVITLDTDTQLPRDVARELVGAMAHPLNRPRYDEQQQRVCEGYGILQPRVSVSLEGTNRSHYARLHGGEVGIDPYTHAISDVYQDVFGEGSFIGKGIYEVDTFERALSARFPENQILSHDLLEGCYARAGLLSDVHLYEDYPAQYSVDVNRRHRWIRGDWQLLSWLLPRIPGPGKLRLNNALSRLSQWKLFDNLRRSLVPMALTVLLLLGWAILASPWFWTLAVISIILIPPLITSILDLFNKPFDVLLRQHLAVALDTTTQRLTQAAFNLTCLPYEAYFSIDAIARTIGRMSFTRRRLLEWNPSGEVARSSRTDFPATLRTMWIAPLIAMAATAYLLLFNFAALAVAAPILLLWLGSPAIAWWIGQPIARRKARLTLEQAIFLRKVSRKTWAFFETFVGPEDNWLPPDNYQEYRGAAVAHRTSPTNIGMALLANLTAYDFGYIPAGQLLERTAHTLDTMQILERHRSHFYNWYDTQSLKPLHPAYISTVDSGNLAGHLLTLRPGLIALADDKILNTRWCHGLRDTLGILADAMRNIPSELLTQLQTDIESTCNSPPTTLALTWQYLDRLARSAEELADSLDATSAALFQTGSALALAEERERRLHAETGGYLKADEDSTHHPTLDHASAVVSEISSENDANWWAHALVRQSRAILDELTFLAPWLALPAAPGGSVEDLRITAIPTLRELACIEDSLLPIIEQRIISSTVSAERDWLHEFQQSVIQAAQHGNERISAIERLVLQTGKLSYMEYDFLYDKASRLLAIGYNVDDSRRDASCYDLLASEARLINFVAIAQGQVPQESWFALGRLLTSVGGEPVLLSWSGSMFEYLMPLLVMPNFDNTLLDQTYKAAVQRQIEYGRQRGVPWGMSESGYNLVDVHLNYQYRAFGVPGLGLKRGLADDLVIAPYATVLALMVAPEEACLNLQQLTMEGLEGKFGFYEAIDYTPSRQRRGESGTVVRSYMAHHQGMSLLSLAYLLLDRPMQKRFESDPLFQATLLLLQERIPRAMAFFPRTAQFSDIRPTSTAPEASIRVFNSANTPIPEVQLLSNGRYHVMITNSGGGYSRWKDLAVTRWREDTICDHWGSFCYLRDESNGEFWSTAYQPTLKEAQHYEVIFSEGRAEFRRRDNDFETHTDIVVSPEDDIELRRLRITNRARIRRTITVTSYAEVVLAVPVADELHPAFSKLFVQTEIDEQHHAILCTRRPRSRSEQTPWMFHLMTANGTEIDDISYETDRSQFIGRGHTTADPQALSGALSRKLSGSQGSVLDPVAAIRYAITLDPDQMLTIDMISGMAETRAVALSLVEKYQDRRFADRVFDVAWTHAQVVLRQLNASEADAQLYGRLANSVLYTNALLRADAEILLQNRRGQSGLWGYAISGDLPIVLLQISDASNIELVRQLVQAHAYWRLKGLAVDLVIWNEDRAGYRQLLQDQIIGLIAAGIEAHVIDRPGGIFVRHAEQISNEDRILFQSVARAIIVDSRGTLAEQINHRSIRNVQMPRFRPSRSRRADLPANNVLPRRDLILHNGLGGFTADGHEYIITTTAAEVTPAPWVNVLANPHFGTVISESGQAYTWSENAHEFRLTPWHNDPVSDASGEAFYLRDEESGHFWSPTPLPCRGADAYVSRHGFGYSVFEHTEGGIISELWVYVAMDAAVKFSVLKVRNASGRSRRLSATGYVEWVLGDLRPKSAMHVTTEVDSASGALFARNPYNAEFAGRIAFFDVDEPNRSISCDRAEFIGRNGSLKDPAAMARTRLSGKTGAALDPCAAIQVNFNLADGQEREIIFRLGQAGKHNIDDARALVHRFRGSAAAHTALKAVWQYWNHTLGAIQVETPDASLNVLANGWLVYQTLACRLWARSGYYQSGGAFGFRDQLQDVMALVHAEPQRVREQIMLCAAHQFVEGDVQHWWHPPSNRGVRTRCSDDYLWLPLAVCRYVLCTGDTSVLDESISFLEGRPVSPEDDSYYDLPGYSAESASLYQHCVRAIRHSLTFGEHGLPLIGSGDWNDGMNLVGLHGKGESVWLGFFLYDVLTRFAELAQRQGDVTFAEQCRTEAAQLRQRIEQTAWDGAWYRRAYFDDGTPLGSAANTECQIDSISQSWSVLSGAGEPMRSRMGMDAVYARLVRRDHALIQLLDPPFDTSDLDPGYIKGYVPGVRENGGQYTHAAIWTVMAFAALGDSQRAWELLTMINPVNHGKSAAGVAIYKVEPYVVAADVYAVSPHAGRGGWSWYTGSAGWMYRLIVESLLGLRLEVDKLHFAPCLPAAWQAFKLHYRYRETVYHIAVSQTDTGDTMQNNTMYVTVDGIERLDKIIPLVDDHLEHTVDVTIPKAHEPNPSMNKEHDESDATTA, encoded by the coding sequence ATGGACACCAAAGATATTCGTTTCTTTCAGTATTTGCGCCAGCTGAGGACGAATTTACGCGATGGCGGCATTCCGCTGACGCACGCCTTTAATGAGCCGCCGCTTCGTTCGGAATTGTTCAGTGCCGATCAAATGGAACAACATGGCAAGCATCTCGCAGCCATGCACAAATTAACCCAAAAACGCCCGCGGGATCAATTGATGACGCGATTGGCGGCGAATGAAGTCGTTTTGACCGGCGTCTGTGGACAACTCACGGCGGCGGTAAAAGCCAACCAGCAGATTACGCCGGCTAGCGAATGGCTGCTCGATAATTTCTATCTGCTCGAAGAGCAGATCCGCACTGCCAGGCGCCACATGCCTAGGGGATATAACCAGGAACTACCGCGTTTGTTGAATGGTCCCTCAGCCGGTTTGCCGCGTGTGTACGATATTGCGTTGGAGATCATTTCACACGGAGATGGGCGGATAGACTCGGAAAATCTCAGTCGTTTCGTTGCGGCCTATCAAACAGTTAGCGTGCTCAAATTAGGCGAATTGTGGGCTATTCCCATTATGCTGCGGCTGGCATTAATTGAGAATCTGCGGCGTGTTGCCGTTCGCATCGCCGCCGACAGAGTCGATTGCGACCTGGCTTGCGCGTGGGCGGAGCAAATGATGGCTGTTGCGGAGAAGGATCCGAAGAGCCTGGTGCTGGTGATCGCAGACATGGCTCGTTCGCAACCGCCAATGTCTAATCCATTCGTATCGGAATTTACGCGCCGTCTGCAAGGACAAAGCCTTGCTTTGGCACTGCCACTGACCTGGATTGAGCAGGTGCTTGCCGAATCAGGGCTGACCATCGAACAATTGGTGCATACCGGAAACCAACTTCAGGCTGCCGACCAGGTTTCTATCAGCAACAGCATTGGCAGCTTGCGTTTTCTGGGTGGTATGGATTGGCGTGAGTTCGTTGAAAGCATGAGTATCGTTGAGCAAACATTGCGCGAAGATCCGAGTGGCGCCCACGCCAAGATGGATTTTGCCAGCCGCGACCGTTATCGTCATGTGATTGAAAAAATTGCGAAGCGGAGTTCCTTCACTGAAGCTGAAATCACTCGATGTGCGATCCAACTCGCGTATGCGGCTCAAACGGCACATCCAGATTGCGATGAACGCGCAACACATGTTGGTTTCTATCTGATCGACCGGGGTTTGCACGAACTCGAAGCACGGGCACAGGTACGTCCTTCTGTTGCCGAAAAAATCATGAAAATGGGGTCGCAACACGCATTGGGTGTATATCTCGGCGCAATCACGTTGCTTACGCTGCTTTTCAGCGCCGGTTTGATAACCATTGCATATACTCAGGGTGCGCCCGATGCGTTGCTGGTACTGATCGGCATACTTGGATTGCTGGCCACCAGTCAATTGGCGCTCGCTCTGGTGAATTGGCTAGCAACTTTATTCGTGCACCCGCAACCACTGCCACGCATGGATTTTTCCACCGGTATACCAGTGCAATCGCGAACGTTGGTCGTCGTGCCAACGATGCTTACGCATCCGGATAGTATCGATAACCTGGTCGAAGCATTGGAAGTACGTTTTCTGGCGAACCAGGACGACAATCTGTATTTTGCCCTCTTGACCGATCTTCGTGACGCACCCGAAGAAATCCTCGACGAGGATGCGCCACTGTTGCAACTGGCTGAGGCAGGAATCGCGGCGCTGAATGCAAAATATGGCACGGCAGGAAAAAGTATTTTTTTCCTGTTTCATCGCCCGCGCTGCTGGAATCCGCAAGAACGCATGTGGATGGGTTACGAGCGTAAACGCGGTAAGCTTGCGGATTTGAATGCATTGCTGCGCGATGAGACGCATAGTAATGCCGGCAAACGTTTCTCAAGCATTGTTGGCAATACCGCTTGCCTGGCGAACGTGAAGTACGTCATCACCCTGGATACGGATACGCAGCTGCCGCGTGATGTCGCGCGGGAGTTAGTTGGTGCCATGGCGCATCCATTGAATCGTCCGCGCTATGACGAACAGCAGCAGCGCGTGTGTGAAGGCTACGGCATTCTTCAACCGCGCGTCAGCGTGAGCTTGGAAGGCACCAACCGTTCACATTATGCACGACTGCATGGCGGTGAAGTCGGCATAGATCCCTATACCCACGCCATCTCCGATGTTTACCAGGATGTGTTTGGCGAAGGCTCGTTCATCGGCAAAGGCATCTATGAAGTGGATACATTCGAACGCGCATTGAGTGCACGCTTTCCCGAGAATCAGATTCTCAGCCACGATTTGTTGGAAGGATGTTATGCGCGCGCCGGCTTATTGAGCGATGTCCATTTGTATGAGGATTATCCCGCACAGTACAGCGTGGATGTGAATCGCCGTCATCGCTGGATACGCGGCGATTGGCAATTGCTGAGCTGGCTGCTGCCACGCATTCCTGGCCCCGGTAAGCTCCGGCTAAATAACGCACTCTCGCGGTTATCACAATGGAAATTGTTCGACAACTTGCGACGCAGTCTCGTGCCGATGGCCCTGACAGTACTATTGCTGTTAGGCTGGGCCATCCTGGCATCGCCCTGGTTTTGGACTTTGGCAGTGATCAGTATTATCCTGATTCCGCCCTTGATCACCTCAATTCTGGATCTATTTAACAAACCGTTTGACGTGTTGTTAAGGCAGCATCTGGCCGTCGCCCTCGACACGACCACTCAGCGCTTGACGCAAGCGGCCTTTAACCTAACCTGCCTTCCCTACGAAGCCTACTTCAGTATCGATGCGATTGCGCGCACGATAGGGCGTATGTCGTTCACGCGCAGACGGTTGCTCGAATGGAATCCATCGGGCGAAGTGGCGCGTAGCAGCCGCACCGATTTTCCCGCCACGTTACGTACGATGTGGATTGCACCGTTGATTGCCATGGCCGCAACAGCTTATCTGCTGCTGTTCAACTTCGCGGCACTCGCGGTCGCGGCGCCTATCCTGCTGCTGTGGTTGGGTTCGCCCGCGATTGCCTGGTGGATAGGTCAGCCGATTGCACGCCGCAAAGCACGGTTAACGCTTGAGCAAGCCATTTTTCTGCGCAAAGTGTCACGCAAAACCTGGGCGTTTTTCGAAACTTTTGTCGGGCCGGAAGATAACTGGTTGCCGCCGGATAATTATCAGGAATATCGTGGTGCCGCAGTTGCACATCGCACGTCGCCGACCAATATTGGGATGGCACTCCTGGCGAATTTAACGGCTTATGACTTCGGTTATATTCCGGCCGGGCAGCTCCTCGAGCGCACTGCGCATACGCTTGACACCATGCAAATACTGGAGCGCCATCGCAGTCACTTCTACAATTGGTACGATACCCAATCGCTGAAACCGTTGCATCCGGCATATATTTCGACGGTGGATAGCGGTAACCTTGCAGGCCATTTATTAACTTTACGGCCGGGGCTGATCGCGCTTGCCGATGACAAAATCCTGAACACACGCTGGTGCCATGGTCTCCGCGATACGCTGGGAATTTTGGCGGATGCGATGAGAAACATTCCATCAGAACTGCTCACCCAACTACAAACAGATATCGAATCGACTTGCAACTCTCCGCCAACCACGCTCGCACTAACATGGCAATACCTTGACCGGCTGGCGAGAAGCGCGGAGGAACTTGCCGATAGCCTTGACGCTACCTCGGCAGCATTGTTTCAAACAGGAAGCGCGCTCGCTTTAGCTGAAGAAAGAGAACGTAGGCTACATGCGGAAACCGGAGGATACCTAAAAGCAGATGAAGATTCCACGCACCATCCTACGCTGGATCACGCCAGTGCAGTTGTCTCTGAGATATCCTCCGAGAATGATGCGAATTGGTGGGCGCATGCATTGGTCCGGCAAAGCCGCGCTATTCTTGACGAACTGACGTTTCTTGCGCCTTGGTTAGCGTTGCCGGCCGCACCGGGTGGATCGGTTGAGGATCTCAGAATCACCGCAATTCCTACATTGCGGGAGCTGGCCTGCATCGAGGATAGCTTGCTGCCGATTATCGAACAGCGAATCATCAGCAGCACTGTGTCCGCAGAACGCGATTGGCTGCATGAGTTTCAACAATCTGTCATACAAGCCGCTCAACACGGCAATGAAAGGATTTCTGCGATCGAACGATTAGTCTTGCAAACAGGAAAGCTTTCATACATGGAATATGATTTTCTGTACGACAAGGCATCGCGTCTGCTGGCGATCGGTTATAACGTGGATGATTCGCGACGGGATGCAAGTTGTTACGATCTGTTAGCTTCGGAAGCCAGATTGATCAATTTCGTCGCAATCGCACAGGGACAAGTGCCGCAGGAGAGTTGGTTTGCCTTGGGGCGTCTGCTCACGAGTGTCGGCGGCGAACCCGTTCTTTTATCCTGGAGCGGCTCGATGTTCGAGTACCTGATGCCGCTCCTGGTGATGCCGAACTTTGATAACACGCTACTTGATCAGACTTATAAGGCGGCGGTTCAGCGGCAGATCGAATATGGACGACAGCGCGGCGTACCATGGGGTATGTCAGAATCAGGCTACAACCTCGTAGATGTCCATCTCAACTACCAGTATCGGGCATTTGGTGTGCCTGGTCTGGGATTAAAACGTGGACTTGCCGATGATTTGGTCATTGCACCCTATGCCACAGTGTTGGCGCTGATGGTGGCACCCGAAGAAGCGTGTCTGAATCTGCAGCAACTGACTATGGAAGGTTTGGAAGGAAAGTTTGGTTTTTATGAAGCCATTGATTACACACCATCACGTCAAAGACGCGGGGAATCAGGCACAGTGGTGCGATCATATATGGCACATCACCAGGGCATGAGCCTGCTCTCCCTGGCCTATCTGCTGCTGGACCGCCCGATGCAGAAGCGCTTCGAGTCAGATCCATTATTCCAGGCAACCTTGTTGCTGCTTCAGGAACGGATTCCCAGAGCGATGGCGTTCTTTCCACGCACGGCACAATTTTCTGATATTCGACCCACTTCCACTGCGCCGGAAGCCTCGATTCGTGTTTTTAACAGTGCCAATACACCAATACCGGAAGTGCAATTGTTATCCAATGGCCGCTATCACGTGATGATCACCAACTCCGGCGGCGGTTATAGCCGCTGGAAGGATCTCGCTGTTACTCGCTGGCGCGAAGACACGATTTGCGACCACTGGGGATCGTTCTGTTATTTGCGCGACGAGAGCAACGGGGAATTCTGGTCTACCGCGTATCAGCCGACATTGAAAGAGGCGCAGCATTACGAAGTGATTTTCTCCGAAGGCCGTGCCGAATTTCGCCGCCGCGATAACGATTTCGAGACCCATACTGATATTGTGGTGTCGCCGGAAGATGATATCGAACTGCGCCGCTTGCGCATCACTAACCGCGCCCGCATCCGTCGTACCATCACGGTGACGAGTTACGCCGAAGTGGTGCTGGCCGTACCCGTTGCAGATGAACTGCACCCCGCTTTCAGTAAACTATTTGTGCAAACTGAGATTGATGAGCAACACCACGCCATACTCTGTACGCGCCGCCCGCGTTCACGTAGCGAACAAACGCCGTGGATGTTTCATCTGATGACGGCGAATGGAACCGAAATCGATGATATTTCCTACGAGACGGATCGATCACAATTCATCGGTCGTGGCCACACTACTGCCGATCCACAAGCGCTGAGCGGCGCTTTATCCCGGAAGCTCTCCGGCAGCCAGGGTTCGGTGCTGGATCCGGTTGCCGCCATCCGCTATGCCATCACGCTTGATCCGGATCAGATGCTCACCATCGATATGATAAGCGGCATGGCAGAAACGCGGGCTGTTGCACTAAGCCTAGTGGAAAAATACCAGGACCGGAGGTTTGCGGATCGTGTTTTTGATGTCGCTTGGACACATGCGCAAGTGGTGTTGCGCCAGCTCAATGCCAGTGAGGCCGATGCGCAACTCTATGGACGTTTAGCCAACTCTGTGCTTTATACCAACGCTTTGCTGCGCGCCGATGCCGAGATTTTGCTGCAGAATCGCCGCGGACAATCCGGTTTGTGGGGTTATGCCATTTCCGGCGACCTGCCGATCGTGCTGTTGCAAATCAGCGATGCAAGCAATATTGAACTGGTACGGCAACTGGTTCAAGCGCACGCTTACTGGCGTTTGAAGGGATTGGCGGTGGATTTGGTGATCTGGAACGAAGATCGCGCCGGCTACCGGCAGCTGCTTCAGGATCAGATTATTGGTTTGATTGCGGCGGGCATCGAAGCGCATGTCATTGACAGACCGGGCGGTATTTTCGTGCGGCACGCGGAACAAATATCAAACGAAGATCGTATTTTGTTCCAATCGGTCGCACGCGCCATAATAGTTGACAGCCGGGGAACGCTGGCGGAACAGATTAATCACCGCAGCATAAGGAATGTACAAATGCCGCGTTTCCGGCCAAGCCGAAGCCGCCGCGCCGATCTTCCAGCCAACAACGTGTTGCCGCGGCGAGATCTGATTCTGCACAACGGGCTGGGCGGTTTCACCGCGGACGGGCACGAATACATCATTACTACCACAGCCGCAGAAGTAACGCCCGCACCGTGGGTGAACGTGCTGGCGAATCCGCATTTTGGTACGGTTATTTCCGAGAGCGGCCAGGCTTATACCTGGAGTGAGAACGCACACGAGTTTCGTCTCACGCCCTGGCACAACGATCCGGTATCCGATGCAAGCGGCGAAGCTTTTTACCTGCGCGACGAAGAAAGCGGTCATTTCTGGTCGCCCACACCATTACCTTGTCGCGGTGCGGATGCGTATGTCAGCCGGCACGGATTCGGCTACAGTGTGTTTGAACATACAGAAGGCGGCATCATCTCCGAGCTGTGGGTATACGTGGCCATGGATGCCGCCGTCAAATTCTCGGTACTGAAAGTACGCAATGCATCCGGCCGGTCACGGCGGCTCTCCGCGACCGGCTACGTGGAGTGGGTGCTGGGCGATTTGCGGCCGAAATCAGCCATGCACGTGACGACTGAAGTTGATTCCGCGAGCGGTGCGTTGTTCGCACGCAACCCTTACAACGCAGAATTTGCCGGCCGGATTGCTTTCTTCGATGTCGATGAGCCCAACCGCTCAATCAGTTGCGACCGCGCTGAATTCATTGGACGTAACGGCTCGCTTAAAGATCCGGCGGCGATGGCGCGCACCCGGCTTTCCGGCAAGACAGGCGCGGCCCTCGATCCCTGCGCGGCGATCCAGGTTAACTTCAATTTGGCCGATGGGCAAGAACGCGAGATTATCTTCCGCTTGGGTCAAGCCGGAAAGCACAATATTGATGACGCGCGTGCACTGGTACATCGTTTCCGTGGATCGGCAGCGGCGCACACCGCGCTCAAAGCGGTGTGGCAGTATTGGAATCATACTCTGGGCGCAATCCAGGTGGAAACTCCAGATGCCTCTCTCAATGTGCTGGCCAATGGCTGGCTAGTGTATCAGACGCTTGCCTGCCGGCTGTGGGCGCGTAGCGGCTATTATCAATCGGGCGGCGCCTTCGGCTTCCGTGACCAATTACAGGATGTGATGGCATTGGTTCACGCCGAGCCGCAACGCGTGCGCGAGCAAATAATGCTATGCGCGGCGCATCAGTTTGTGGAAGGGGATGTACAGCACTGGTGGCACCCCCCATCAAACCGCGGCGTACGAACCCGTTGTTCCGACGATTATCTCTGGTTACCGCTGGCAGTGTGCCGATATGTTCTATGCACCGGTGATACCAGTGTGCTTGATGAATCCATTTCTTTCCTCGAAGGCCGCCCAGTCAGTCCCGAGGATGATTCCTATTATGATCTGCCCGGATACTCCGCCGAATCGGCCAGTTTGTACCAGCACTGTGTCCGTGCGATCCGTCATAGCCTGACATTTGGAGAACATGGTCTGCCGTTGATTGGTTCCGGAGACTGGAACGATGGTATGAACCTGGTGGGCTTGCATGGCAAAGGCGAAAGTGTTTGGTTGGGCTTTTTCCTATACGACGTGTTGACGCGTTTTGCTGAGCTGGCACAGCGGCAGGGTGACGTGACATTTGCCGAACAATGCCGGACCGAAGCCGCGCAATTGCGCCAGCGTATCGAGCAGACCGCCTGGGATGGCGCATGGTATCGCCGCGCATACTTTGATGACGGCACGCCTCTGGGGTCGGCGGCCAATACCGAATGTCAGATTGATTCGATCTCGCAAAGCTGGTCGGTACTTTCCGGTGCGGGTGAGCCTATGCGTTCGCGCATGGGTATGGATGCTGTATATGCCCGTCTGGTGCGGCGCGATCATGCATTAATCCAGCTCCTGGATCCGCCGTTCGACACATCGGATTTGGATCCCGGCTATATCAAAGGTTATGTTCCCGGTGTACGCGAAAATGGCGGGCAATACACGCATGCCGCCATCTGGACCGTAATGGCATTTGCAGCCTTGGGCGACAGCCAGCGTGCGTGGGAATTATTGACCATGATTAATCCGGTGAATCATGGAAAATCCGCAGCAGGTGTGGCGATCTATAAAGTCGAGCCCTATGTCGTTGCTGCTGATGTGTATGCGGTTTCACCGCATGCCGGCCGCGGCGGGTGGAGCTGGTATACAGGCTCCGCCGGCTGGATGTACCGGCTGATTGTGGAATCTCTGCTCGGTTTGAGGCTGGAAGTGGACAAACTGCACTTCGCGCCCTGCCTGCCCGCAGCCTGGCAAGCATTCAAGTTGCATTACCGCTATCGCGAGACCGTCTACCATATCGCCGTATCGCAAACGGATACCGGCGATACGATGCAGAACAACACGATGTACGTCACGGTGGATGGCATCGAACGCCTCGATAAAATAATTCCACTGGTCGACGATCACCTGGAGCATACGGTCGACGTGACAATACCCAAAGCGCACGAACCAAATCCATCAATGAACAAGGAACACGATGAAAGCGACGCAACAACTGCATGA
- the tal gene encoding transaldolase, giving the protein MKATQQLHDLGQSVWLDNITRELLTSGTLHHYISELSVTGLTSNPTIFDKAIKGGDFYDAAIDQKTAEGKSGEALFFELALEDLTQAADLLRPIHDATGGMDGWVSLEVSPLLADDTDGTIKAAAALQGRAQRPNLFIKIPGTRAGIPAIEESIFAGVPVNVTLLFSCEHYMAAAKAYMRGIERRIAAGLDPKVFSVASIFVSRWDTAIKDKTPQVLHNRLGIAIANRVYKCYRELLASPRWQKLVEAGARPQRLLWGSTGSKDPDASDTLYIEALVAPDTINTMPDKTLLAFAEHGEVKTTMPSDGGDAEAVLAAFARVNVDDVVLAAKLQREGVQSFAESWNELMDCIAAKNTVRK; this is encoded by the coding sequence ATGAAAGCGACGCAACAACTGCATGATCTCGGCCAAAGTGTTTGGCTCGATAATATCACCCGCGAATTGCTGACGAGCGGTACGCTACACCACTACATTAGTGAACTCTCAGTGACTGGCTTGACTTCCAACCCGACGATCTTTGACAAAGCGATCAAGGGCGGGGATTTCTATGATGCTGCCATTGATCAGAAAACCGCTGAGGGTAAATCGGGTGAGGCGTTATTCTTCGAGCTTGCCTTGGAGGATTTGACACAGGCTGCAGATCTGTTACGTCCGATTCATGACGCTACTGGCGGAATGGACGGTTGGGTATCGTTGGAGGTGTCTCCCTTGCTGGCGGATGACACGGACGGTACCATCAAGGCCGCAGCGGCGCTTCAAGGCCGTGCACAGCGCCCCAATCTGTTTATCAAAATTCCAGGCACCCGTGCAGGCATTCCTGCTATCGAAGAGAGCATCTTCGCGGGGGTGCCGGTAAATGTCACGTTGTTGTTTTCGTGCGAGCATTATATGGCGGCTGCCAAAGCCTATATGCGGGGTATCGAACGGCGAATCGCTGCCGGTCTCGATCCAAAAGTCTTTTCTGTTGCATCAATTTTCGTCAGTCGCTGGGATACGGCCATAAAGGACAAAACGCCGCAGGTGCTGCATAACCGCCTTGGTATCGCTATCGCCAATCGCGTCTACAAGTGCTACCGGGAATTGCTGGCCTCACCCCGCTGGCAAAAACTGGTTGAAGCCGGTGCACGGCCGCAACGCTTGCTCTGGGGTAGCACGGGCAGCAAAGATCCCGATGCCTCGGACACCCTATACATCGAGGCGCTTGTGGCGCCGGATACCATCAACACGATGCCGGATAAGACACTGCTTGCTTTTGCCGAGCACGGCGAAGTGAAAACAACTATGCCAAGCGATGGCGGTGATGCCGAAGCGGTGCTTGCCGCTTTTGCACGGGTTAATGTGGATGATGTGGTGCTCGCGGCTAAACTTCAGCGTGAAGGCGTGCAGTCGTTTGCAGAGTCTTGGAATGAGCTAATGGATTGCATTGCAGCAAAAAATACCGTCCGCAAATAA
- a CDS encoding DUF1840 domain-containing protein yields the protein MLLTFTIFSTDVYADITMFKGDALTLLKMMGYSAAETGAIPAADVPQALSRLTAAIDAKKISLPVNDEDGDESWVILANRGLPLINFFTDAAKTGCDVMWR from the coding sequence ATGCTTTTGACATTCACAATCTTTTCAACCGATGTTTATGCCGATATCACCATGTTTAAAGGCGATGCGCTTACCTTGCTGAAAATGATGGGATACAGTGCTGCCGAGACTGGCGCTATTCCGGCTGCAGATGTTCCTCAAGCGCTAAGCCGATTAACAGCCGCTATTGATGCGAAAAAAATCTCGTTACCGGTTAATGATGAAGATGGGGATGAATCATGGGTTATTCTGGCAAATCGAGGATTACCTTTAATTAATTTTTTTACTGACGCAGCAAAGACAGGCTGTGACGTAATGTGGCGATAG